The following coding sequences are from one Bradyrhizobium sp. WSM471 window:
- the tnpB gene encoding IS66 family insertion sequence element accessory protein TnpB (TnpB, as the term is used for proteins encoded by IS66 family insertion elements, is considered an accessory protein, since TnpC, encoded by a neighboring gene, is a DDE family transposase.): protein MIAGSSSMLTSTRPRCRGCSAFWSADDPGRSRRADLDRDRAYRHVQRYAGLALLVQEGFGRDPFAGDVFVFGRACTLIKALWHDGIGLSLCAKRPDRGRFIWPSAVDGVVALTAAQLGYLLEAIDWPNPQHSWRPQSAG, encoded by the coding sequence ATGATCGCCGGATCATCGTCGATGTTGACGTCGACGCGGCCGCGTTGTCGCGGGTGCTCGGCATTTTGGAGCGCCGATGATCCCGGTCGCAGCAGGCGCGCGGATCTGGATCGCGACCGGGCATACCGACATGTGCAAAGGTATGCAGGGCTGGCGCTCCTGGTGCAGGAAGGCTTCGGGCGTGATCCGTTTGCCGGGGACGTCTTCGTGTTCGGTCGCGCCTGCACTTTGATTAAGGCGTTGTGGCACGACGGGATCGGTTTGTCGCTTTGCGCCAAGCGGCCGGACCGAGGTCGCTTCATCTGGCCATCGGCGGTGGACGGCGTGGTGGCGTTGACCGCGGCCCAGCTGGGCTATCTGTTGGAAGCGATCGACTGGCCCAATCCGCAACACAGCTGGCGTCCGCAGAGCGCTGGATAG
- a CDS encoding IS66 family insertion sequence element accessory protein TnpB, with the protein MATEQPKPAFVPAVVVSAAASPNALPIQVATRASGRMVIELGNDRRIIVDVDVDAAALSRVLGILERR; encoded by the coding sequence GTGGCTACCGAGCAGCCCAAGCCGGCGTTTGTGCCAGCGGTCGTGGTGAGCGCGGCAGCATCGCCGAATGCGCTGCCGATACAAGTTGCCACGCGGGCGAGCGGCCGGATGGTGATCGAGCTGGGCAATGATCGCCGGATCATCGTCGATGTTGACGTCGACGCGGCCGCGTTGTCGCGGGTGCTCGGCATTTTGGAGCGCCGATGA
- a CDS encoding polysaccharide biosynthesis/export family protein, whose amino-acid sequence MLLVLFCAGCSIVPTTGPQGVDVLNKSEGGQPVSVPYALVKVTPEVVQTLGQYIPRLSTAFADRSPPKAFRFGIGDIVSVTIFEAAAGGLFTSENGVRAGNFVTVPNQAVDENGNIAVPYAGEVRAKGRSPTEVQADIVGKLKARALEPQVVVSVAQQNTSLISVLGDVRTAGRFPASPSGERILDAIARAGGPGTQGYDMWVSLERSGHRASVPFGALLYEPTNNIYVLPSDVIYVFGQPQTFVAVGAAGASASAGQGLYKFDAWRLSLAEAVGKQGGLNDSLADPSWVFLYRGETREVAARLGVDCTKFAGPIIPIVYNVNLRDPSGYFLAQNFEMRNKDVIYTSNAASVETTKFLTFLRTIMATANDPITYATNGLILRNTIQGTGSATVITTPTPIH is encoded by the coding sequence ATGCTCCTAGTGCTGTTTTGCGCCGGGTGTTCGATCGTGCCGACGACTGGACCGCAGGGGGTCGATGTACTCAACAAATCAGAGGGCGGACAGCCAGTTAGCGTTCCTTACGCGCTTGTAAAGGTCACCCCCGAAGTCGTTCAGACGCTCGGTCAATATATACCGAGGTTGTCGACGGCATTTGCCGACCGGTCGCCGCCGAAGGCATTTCGCTTCGGCATCGGTGATATCGTCAGCGTGACTATTTTCGAGGCCGCGGCCGGTGGGCTGTTCACGTCCGAGAATGGCGTGCGGGCTGGAAACTTTGTGACAGTCCCCAATCAGGCGGTCGACGAGAACGGGAACATCGCTGTTCCGTACGCCGGAGAGGTGCGGGCAAAAGGCCGCTCGCCTACCGAGGTTCAAGCGGACATTGTCGGCAAGCTCAAGGCACGTGCGCTTGAACCGCAGGTGGTGGTCTCAGTCGCCCAGCAAAACACATCACTTATCAGCGTTCTGGGGGATGTGCGCACAGCTGGCCGCTTCCCTGCAAGCCCTTCGGGTGAACGCATCCTTGACGCAATTGCGAGAGCCGGCGGTCCAGGCACTCAAGGCTACGATATGTGGGTCTCGCTTGAGCGATCGGGTCATCGCGCCAGCGTGCCTTTTGGCGCTCTCTTGTACGAACCCACGAACAACATCTACGTGCTCCCGAGCGACGTGATCTATGTGTTCGGCCAGCCACAGACATTCGTCGCGGTGGGTGCTGCTGGCGCATCGGCCTCTGCCGGTCAGGGCCTCTACAAGTTTGACGCGTGGAGACTTTCGCTCGCGGAAGCTGTCGGCAAGCAGGGCGGCCTTAACGACTCCCTCGCCGATCCAAGCTGGGTGTTTTTGTATAGAGGCGAAACGCGCGAAGTTGCGGCGCGACTTGGCGTGGATTGTACGAAGTTTGCCGGCCCAATCATACCTATCGTTTATAATGTCAATCTTCGCGATCCGTCGGGGTATTTCCTCGCACAAAATTTCGAAATGAGGAACAAGGACGTGATTTACACATCGAACGCCGCGTCGGTTGAGACGACGAAATTCCTGACTTTCCTGCGGACCATCATGGCTACCGCGAACGACCCCATCACCTACGCGACGAACGGACTTATCCTCAGGAACACCATTCAGGGTACTGGCTCGGCAACGGTCATCACAACGCCCACACCGATTCACTGA
- a CDS encoding polysaccharide biosynthesis tyrosine autokinase, producing MLQNTDRSRTALGNADGPPPGGATGIGPLVNLARGFLRRQYAIVIFGAVLALAAGLIYLRITPPTYTAQVRILLGNQKAQFIQQQSAVAEPSFDPREIETQLQILRSKAIASDVIDKLDLTADLTRNTDSPLTLMGRRLRKWFGGTPGPDESESQARLAGDVMTAFQERLTAARVNLSNVIELTFSWNDAARAAQIANAIADAYIADQLNAKFEANRTATLWLQQRIKALGDQAETAERAVNAYRSQNNIFSTEGKPIDEQQVTQVNSRIVAARAQTAELLARLNRYESILKENPSKGESIGTLDASGSDALASPIINSLRQQYLELVRRESEWSARFGKDHLSVVNLRARMREIRASVLDEVRRLAETSRSDYEVSKQRQQDLEKQLSEAVSVSRATNSAEVTLRELESRAKGYRTLYDTFLQRYMGSAQQESFPISDARVIYPASIPQSKSKPKTTIILAIALFGGLGLGVGLGLLRETMDRVFRTPDQLEAALRLPCLSVVPLLQAARLRKLKASLLPDRETGRRTVSTHSPLHWAVMNMPLSRFAESIRSIKLGIDLNPTQTTNKVIGITSSLPHEGKSTIAASLAQLIGQGGKSVILVDCDLRNPSLSKALAPDASVGLLEVIFEKCSLEEAIWQEPKTNLAFLPVVKIRPLLHSSELLATEHMRKLFARLRTTYDYVIVDLPPLTPIVDVRATATLVDCFMLVVEWGKTKIDVVQHALHTAPNVYENLIGVVLNKTDIRAMLQYDSHRSDYYSDDHYVHYGLTDA from the coding sequence ATGCTGCAGAACACCGACAGATCGAGGACTGCGCTCGGCAATGCCGACGGCCCGCCGCCGGGGGGCGCGACCGGAATCGGTCCGCTGGTGAATTTGGCACGTGGATTTTTGCGTCGTCAGTACGCCATCGTAATTTTTGGCGCGGTCCTCGCCCTGGCTGCTGGCCTGATCTACCTTCGCATCACGCCACCAACTTACACAGCTCAAGTGCGCATCCTGTTGGGAAATCAAAAGGCGCAGTTCATTCAGCAACAGTCTGCCGTTGCCGAACCGTCCTTTGACCCGAGGGAAATAGAAACCCAGCTGCAAATTCTCAGATCCAAGGCTATCGCAAGCGATGTCATCGACAAACTCGACCTCACGGCCGACCTGACGAGGAACACGGACTCTCCATTGACATTAATGGGACGCCGCCTTCGCAAGTGGTTTGGTGGCACACCAGGCCCCGATGAAAGCGAGTCACAGGCGCGACTGGCTGGCGACGTTATGACGGCGTTCCAAGAGCGGCTTACAGCAGCGCGCGTGAACTTGAGCAACGTGATCGAACTGACTTTCAGCTGGAATGATGCGGCGCGTGCGGCCCAGATCGCCAACGCAATTGCCGACGCGTACATCGCAGATCAGCTCAATGCAAAATTCGAGGCCAATCGAACGGCAACTCTCTGGCTGCAACAAAGAATAAAGGCGCTAGGAGATCAGGCTGAAACCGCTGAGCGCGCGGTCAACGCCTACAGATCTCAAAACAACATTTTCTCGACGGAAGGAAAACCTATCGACGAGCAGCAAGTTACTCAGGTGAATAGCCGCATCGTAGCGGCCCGGGCTCAAACGGCGGAATTGCTCGCGCGCCTAAACCGCTATGAAAGTATTCTCAAGGAGAATCCCTCTAAGGGGGAGTCAATCGGCACACTCGACGCCTCTGGATCGGATGCGCTGGCGAGCCCTATTATCAACAGTCTGCGCCAACAATACCTCGAGCTGGTCAGGCGGGAAAGCGAATGGTCGGCGCGGTTCGGCAAGGACCACCTCAGTGTCGTCAACCTGCGCGCTCGAATGCGCGAAATTCGAGCGTCCGTACTCGACGAAGTCCGCCGCCTGGCAGAAACGAGCCGGAGCGACTACGAGGTTTCCAAGCAACGCCAGCAAGATCTCGAAAAGCAGTTGTCAGAGGCCGTTTCGGTGTCACGGGCGACGAATTCGGCGGAAGTCACTCTGCGGGAGCTCGAAAGCCGAGCCAAAGGCTATCGAACGCTCTACGACACGTTCCTGCAGCGATATATGGGATCGGCGCAGCAAGAATCCTTCCCTATTTCGGATGCCAGGGTCATCTATCCCGCCTCCATTCCTCAGAGCAAAAGCAAGCCCAAGACGACAATCATACTTGCGATCGCCTTGTTCGGAGGTCTTGGTCTTGGCGTTGGACTGGGCTTGCTCAGAGAAACGATGGACCGGGTGTTCCGGACGCCGGATCAGCTCGAGGCAGCTCTGCGCCTCCCCTGCCTTTCCGTCGTTCCACTTCTGCAAGCGGCCAGGCTTCGGAAACTGAAAGCCAGCCTACTGCCGGATCGGGAAACCGGCAGGAGGACGGTTTCCACGCATTCGCCTTTGCATTGGGCCGTGATGAATATGCCGCTGTCGCGGTTTGCGGAATCGATTCGCTCAATCAAATTGGGCATTGACCTCAATCCGACGCAAACGACAAACAAGGTCATTGGCATAACGTCTTCACTGCCCCATGAGGGCAAGTCGACGATCGCGGCGTCTCTTGCCCAACTGATCGGACAGGGGGGAAAGAGCGTAATCCTCGTCGACTGTGATCTCAGAAACCCGTCTCTATCAAAGGCCCTCGCGCCGGATGCGAGCGTCGGTTTGCTTGAGGTCATTTTCGAAAAATGCTCTTTGGAAGAGGCGATCTGGCAGGAGCCAAAGACGAATTTGGCCTTTTTGCCGGTGGTTAAGATTCGGCCGCTGCTTCATAGCAGCGAGCTTCTGGCAACCGAACACATGCGCAAGTTGTTCGCTCGCTTACGAACCACCTATGACTATGTGATTGTCGACCTGCCCCCTCTGACGCCCATCGTCGACGTCCGCGCCACGGCGACGCTGGTCGACTGCTTTATGCTTGTCGTCGAGTGGGGGAAAACCAAAATCGATGTGGTGCAACACGCCCTGCACACGGCACCAAATGTCTATGAGAACCTGATTGGCGTCGTTCTCAACAAGACAGACATTCGGGCGATGCTCCAGTACGATTCCCACAGAAGCGACTACTATAGCGACGACCACTACGTGCACTACGGTCTTACCGACGCTTAA